The proteins below are encoded in one region of Ochotona princeps isolate mOchPri1 chromosome 24, mOchPri1.hap1, whole genome shotgun sequence:
- the LOC101533336 gene encoding olfactory receptor 1361-like yields MSGANQSSVSEFLLLGLSRQPQQQQLLFVLFLSMYLATVLGNLLILLAISTDARLHTPMYFFLSNLSFVDVCFSSTTVPKMLANHVLGSQAISFSGCLTQMYFVFLFVDMDNFLLAVMAYDRFVAVCHPLHYTTKMTRQLCVLMVAGSWIVGNLNVLLHTLLMAQLSFCGDNAIPHFFCEIAALLKLSCSDTQLNEMMILVEAGLVMIAPFVCILVSYVFIAGAVLRVPSLGGRWKAFSTCGSHLAVVSLFYGTIIFLYFSPSASHSSENVIASAVLFTVVTPMLNPFIYSLRNKDIKIALGKVVTMRFFFT; encoded by the coding sequence ATGAGCGGGGCCAACCAGTCGAGCGTCTCCGAGTTCCTCCTCCTGGGGCTCTCccggcagccgcagcagcagcagctgctgttcgTGCTCTTCCTGAGCATGTACCTGGCCACGGTCCTGGGCAACCTGCTCATCCTCCTGGCCATCAGCACCGACGCGCGCCTGCAcacccccatgtacttcttcctcagcAACCTGTCCTTCGTGGACGTCTGCTTCTCCTCCACCACCGTCCCCAAGATGCTGGCCAATCACGTCCTTGGGTCTCAGGCCATCTCCTTCTCTGGCTGTCTCACTCAGATgtactttgttttcttgtttgtggacatggacaatttCCTCCTGGctgtgatggcctatgaccgctttGTGGCTGTGTGCCACCCCCTGCATTACACAACAAAGATGACCCGTCAGCTCTGTGTCCTCATGGTTGCTGGGTCGTGGATCGTTGGCAACTTAAATGTCTTGTTGCACACCCTGCTGATGGCGCAACTCTCGTTTTGTGGGGACAATGCCATCCCCCACTTCTTCTGTGAAATCGCTGCTCTCCTGAAACTCTCCTGCTCGGACACACAGCTCAACGAGATGATGATTCTTGTTGAAGCAGGGCTGGTCATGATCGCCCCGTTTGTTTGCATCCTGGTGTCCTATGTCTTCattgctggtgctgtgctgagagTGCCCTCCCTTGGGGGCAGGTGGAAAGCCTTCTCCACCTGCGGCTCCCACCTGGCCGTGGTTTCCCTCTTCTATGGGACCATCATATTTCTGTACTTCAGCCCATCAGCCTCACACTCATCTGAGAACGTTATAGCATCTGCTGTGCTGTTCACAGTGGTGACCCCCATGCTGAACCCTTTTATTTACAGCCTGAGGAATAAAGACATAAAAATTGCTCTTGGAAAAGTAGTTACCATGAGATTTTTCTTCACTTAA